In Solanum pennellii chromosome 7, SPENNV200, the following are encoded in one genomic region:
- the LOC107025512 gene encoding proteinase inhibitor PSI-1.2-like, with amino-acid sequence MASSKVGVLTFLLLCVFLVGSNYVEAQICPQFCEPNVDYMTCSSSGSTILRPTCINCCQATARGCQLFRRDGSAICN; translated from the exons ATGGCTAGTAGCAAAGTTGGTGTCCTCACTTTCCTTCTTCTATGTG TTTTTTTAGTGGGAAGCAATTATGTGGAAGCTCAGATTTGTCCACAATTTTGTGAGCCAAATGTGGATTACATGACTTGTTCCTCTTCAGGAAGCACAATACTTCGTCCAACATGTATCAATTGTTGTCAAGCAACAGCAAGGGGATGTCAACTTTTCCGTAGAGATGGCTCTGCAATATGTAACTAA
- the LOC107024246 gene encoding uncharacterized protein LOC107024246, whose protein sequence is MSYFNRVWVATTVAVVNSHADHGQKLKSGIQSLNHGKKRFSSSVASGTDVAGLRPMSGILGSDVGGFIGGGKGEEKRKQTDESLRQVMYLSCWGPS, encoded by the coding sequence ATGAGTTACTTTAACCGCGTTTGGGTAGCCACTACCGTCGCCGTCGTAAACAGCCACGCCGATCACGGCCAGAAACTGAAATCCGGCATCCAATCTCTAAACCACGGTAAAAAACGATTCTCCTCTTCTGTCGCTTCCGGAACCGACGTTGCCGGTCTCCGGCCGATGTCCGGTATATTAGGATCTGACGTCGGCGGGTTCATCGGCGGCGGAAAAGGCGAGGAGAAGAGGAAACAAACTGATGAGTCACTCCGGCAAGTCATGTACCTAAGCTGCTGGGGACCAAGCTAA